Proteins encoded within one genomic window of Deltaproteobacteria bacterium:
- a CDS encoding 2-oxoacid:acceptor oxidoreductase family protein, whose translation MASVKDNIELRWHGRAQQGVVTAAKLLAEAALMEGKYVQAFPEFGPERMGAPVRAFDRISVEEIRVQCQVKNPNVVLIVDPTLIGMQLTGGMEGSGSVTDGTDKDAVFIVNTPKSASEMRTALKLDKGFAKVFTVDASKISEETIGRHMPNTPALGALAKATGIINIDSLINNFKENYGKKYSQKVIDGNVAAMKRGYDEVKGE comes from the coding sequence ATGGCAAGCGTAAAGGATAATATTGAACTGCGCTGGCACGGCAGAGCGCAGCAGGGTGTGGTCACTGCCGCGAAGCTTCTGGCCGAGGCCGCGCTTATGGAAGGCAAATACGTGCAGGCATTTCCGGAATTCGGCCCGGAGAGAATGGGCGCTCCGGTAAGGGCCTTTGACAGGATATCGGTAGAAGAGATAAGGGTGCAGTGCCAGGTAAAGAACCCCAACGTCGTTCTTATAGTGGACCCGACACTTATCGGCATGCAGCTTACCGGCGGCATGGAGGGCTCGGGCTCTGTAACGGACGGAACCGACAAGGACGCCGTGTTCATTGTTAACACTCCGAAGTCCGCTTCCGAGATGCGTACGGCCCTGAAGCTCGACAAGGGGTTTGCAAAGGTCTTTACGGTGGATGCCTCCAAGATATCGGAGGAGACCATAGGCCGCCACATGCCAAACACCCCGGCGCTTGGCGCGCTTGCAAAGGCAACCGGGATAATAAACATAGATTCGCTAATCAACAATTTCAAGGAAAACTACGGCAAGAAGTACAGCCAGAAGGTAATAGACGGCAACGTCGCTGCCATGAAACGCGGCTACGACGAGGTAAAGGGGGAGTAA
- the porA gene encoding pyruvate ferredoxin oxidoreductase: protein MAQSAKASKKIGLTGNSAIAYAMRQIDPDVCPAYPITPSTGVVEEFSGYVADGKVTTEFVTVESEHSAMSACVGASAAGARVMTATSSQGLALMWEVLYIASGMRLPIVMTVVNRALSAPINIHCDHSDSMGARDSGWIQLYSETVQEAYDNLFQAVKIAEDERVLLPVMVCMDGFITSHAIGVMEPLEDKDVKDFLGVYSPKQSLLDTDHPITMGAMTLPDSYMDIKHVQSNVIAASKDVVAEVGKAFGKRFGREYGLMETYKLDDADVAIVILNSAAGTTKVAIDKLRKEGKKVGLLRPRLFRPFPHAEMAAALKNVKAVCVMDRADSFSGFGGPLFNEIRSALYDLEKRPKIMGRIYGLGGRDYTVENAEAVFAELYKLMETGKAEELTRYL from the coding sequence ATGGCACAGAGCGCGAAGGCCTCTAAAAAAATAGGGCTTACCGGTAACTCGGCCATAGCCTATGCCATGAGGCAGATAGACCCGGATGTGTGCCCGGCGTACCCGATTACCCCGTCTACCGGAGTCGTCGAGGAGTTTTCAGGCTACGTGGCAGACGGTAAGGTCACTACCGAGTTCGTAACTGTCGAGAGCGAGCACTCCGCGATGAGCGCGTGTGTCGGAGCATCTGCGGCAGGCGCAAGGGTAATGACAGCTACAAGCTCGCAGGGACTGGCCCTTATGTGGGAGGTCCTCTATATAGCCTCTGGTATGAGGCTTCCGATTGTAATGACCGTTGTGAACAGGGCGCTTTCCGCCCCTATCAATATACATTGTGACCATTCGGATTCCATGGGCGCAAGGGATTCCGGCTGGATACAGCTCTATTCCGAGACCGTGCAGGAGGCCTACGATAACCTCTTTCAGGCAGTAAAGATAGCCGAGGACGAGAGGGTGCTACTACCTGTAATGGTTTGCATGGACGGTTTTATCACGAGCCACGCAATCGGCGTCATGGAGCCTTTGGAAGATAAGGACGTAAAGGACTTTCTTGGCGTGTACAGCCCCAAGCAGTCGCTTCTCGATACAGACCATCCGATAACAATGGGCGCGATGACGCTTCCGGATTCGTATATGGACATCAAGCACGTACAGTCAAATGTGATAGCTGCCTCAAAGGACGTCGTAGCCGAGGTAGGAAAGGCATTTGGCAAGCGTTTTGGCCGTGAGTACGGGCTTATGGAAACATATAAGCTCGACGACGCGGATGTGGCGATAGTAATACTAAACTCCGCCGCAGGCACGACAAAGGTGGCAATAGATAAGCTCAGGAAAGAAGGCAAAAAGGTCGGGCTCCTAAGGCCAAGGCTCTTTAGGCCGTTCCCGCACGCGGAGATGGCGGCTGCGCTAAAGAACGTGAAGGCAGTTTGCGTGATGGACAGGGCAGATAGTTTCTCCGGTTTTGGCGGGCCGTTATTTAACGAGATAAGGTCGGCTCTATACGACCTTGAAAAGAGACCGAAGATAATGGGCAGGATTTACGGTCTTGGCGGAAGGGACTACACGGTGGAGAACGCCGAAGCGGTGTTCGCCGAACTCTATAAACTCATGGAAACGGGCAAGGCCGAAGAGCTTACCCGTTACCTTTAG
- a CDS encoding NGG1p interacting factor NIF3 has translation MKIREIYERAYKRGIELDPRGKAEVEEQLKAAKKEYDGLSEKKKARFDKESLVNPYADTRILHGSPDKEVKRVLVGIDIEVGEIVLADRLREKGEAIDLVITHHPEGRAMAALYDVMGMQSAILFKQGLPIHVAEDVMDERIKEVERRLLPANHMRAVDAARLLDVPLMSIHTPSDNAVQTYLQDMFDLKAPRLVSDVIEAIDGMDEYKLALSETVGPRVVVGSDSRRAGKIFVDMTGGTGGSKMVYEGLSTAGVGTIVGMHIGEDHRKEAQKHHVNVVIAGHISSDNLGLNLLFDDILEGVDVIACSGFRRVSRRK, from the coding sequence ATGAAGATACGCGAGATATACGAGAGGGCGTATAAGAGGGGCATAGAGCTCGACCCAAGGGGTAAGGCCGAGGTAGAGGAGCAGCTTAAGGCCGCTAAAAAGGAATACGACGGCCTAAGCGAGAAGAAAAAGGCGCGCTTTGATAAGGAAAGCCTCGTAAACCCGTATGCCGATACGCGCATCCTCCACGGCAGCCCGGATAAGGAGGTAAAGCGCGTTCTTGTTGGCATAGATATAGAGGTCGGCGAGATAGTGCTTGCAGACAGGCTAAGGGAAAAGGGCGAGGCAATAGACCTTGTGATCACGCACCATCCCGAAGGCCGGGCCATGGCAGCGCTCTACGATGTCATGGGCATGCAAAGCGCCATACTCTTTAAGCAGGGGCTTCCTATACACGTTGCCGAGGACGTGATGGATGAGCGCATAAAGGAAGTCGAGCGAAGGCTCCTTCCCGCAAATCACATGCGAGCAGTCGACGCGGCAAGGCTTCTTGACGTTCCGCTTATGAGCATTCATACGCCGTCCGACAACGCAGTGCAGACCTATCTGCAAGACATGTTCGATTTAAAGGCGCCGCGCCTTGTCTCTGATGTCATAGAGGCAATAGACGGCATGGATGAGTACAAGCTTGCGCTTAGCGAAACAGTCGGGCCGCGCGTCGTAGTCGGCTCGGATTCGAGAAGGGCAGGTAAAATTTTCGTGGACATGACCGGCGGCACAGGCGGCAGCAAGATGGTCTACGAAGGGCTCTCGACAGCAGGGGTAGGCACGATAGTCGGCATGCATATCGGCGAGGACCACAGGAAAGAGGCGCAAAAGCACCACGTAAACGTCGTAATCGCCGGGCACATATCCAGCGACAACCTCGGGCTAAATCTCCTCTTCGACGACATACTCGAAGGGGTGGATGTCATAGCATGCTCCGGGTTTAGAAGAGTAAGCAGGAGAAAGTAG
- a CDS encoding endonuclease MutS2 has translation MDQITLDALEYSAVLEKLASFASTPMGAKNARALTPDKSKEEVEDGYAVLREMEAFISLRGRMELSSVEDVRPYFVRCRVGESFLEPPEFLAIKRSAAALLALKASADTDVRKTCPKITGMLEALSDQSALVSEITSVFDDAGVIKDDASSALLSIRRSLKAVMENARASLESMVRDKSVLERLMDDIITIREDRFVLCVRAAWHTQFEGVVHGQSASGQTYFIEPMRVVEANNKVAILKKQERIEEIAILKALTSFAMEFAASLAADLDIAAVIDLLQAKAVFKDYIDGSIPAVSEGGGVRLLKARHPALVFKQKAGAKAVTAVDILIDKGKNVLVISGANTGGKTVALKTLGLLSVMVRAALPIPAASSSEAALFTSVYADIGDRQDIAKDLSTFSAHLKRMGEIMAKVEKSSLVLIDEIGVGTDPAEGSVLALTILEELRDIGAVAVVTTHLNLLKAHAEKDAAFMNASVAFDESSLKPLYELHYGIPGASLGLKVAETYGIPKRIIEGARKKLKGDEGAFIEMVREAAAERDRLAIENARLKKAADEKEKALTRLRDDRKILLEKARKKVEAIVSAVTSEIERIVSEKIRSEASKKDRAAKAAAMDEIETEAKKAAKALGSERVDFIPVVGDTVMVEGVDVPCEVLKVDEGKKTVEARYGNITFKTDFRKLRRAESKGRQKAAAGAASYSVPFTTGAEGSVNVIGMRVEEALKKIEAVLDSAHMQGYSSVEIIHGHGTGALKKAIRAYLKENPCVKGYEEGGSAGSAGAVTIAKLE, from the coding sequence GTGGACCAGATTACCTTAGATGCTCTCGAGTACAGTGCGGTACTCGAAAAACTCGCAAGCTTTGCGTCCACACCCATGGGCGCTAAGAATGCCAGGGCCCTTACCCCCGATAAGTCAAAGGAGGAAGTGGAGGACGGCTACGCCGTGCTTCGCGAGATGGAGGCCTTTATCTCACTTAGAGGCCGCATGGAGCTTTCTTCCGTAGAGGATGTGCGGCCGTATTTCGTAAGATGCCGCGTGGGAGAGTCGTTTCTCGAACCACCCGAGTTCCTCGCCATAAAGCGCTCTGCAGCCGCGCTTCTTGCACTTAAGGCATCGGCGGACACGGATGTCAGAAAGACGTGCCCGAAGATAACCGGCATGCTGGAAGCCCTCTCGGATCAGTCGGCGCTTGTATCCGAGATAACGTCGGTCTTTGACGACGCAGGCGTTATAAAAGACGACGCATCGTCCGCACTTTTATCCATTCGTAGATCCTTAAAGGCAGTTATGGAGAACGCAAGGGCCTCGCTCGAGTCCATGGTCAGGGACAAATCCGTTCTCGAACGCCTGATGGACGACATCATCACTATAAGGGAGGACCGCTTTGTCCTCTGCGTAAGGGCGGCCTGGCACACGCAGTTCGAGGGTGTGGTGCATGGGCAGAGCGCATCCGGACAGACGTATTTTATCGAGCCAATGCGCGTTGTCGAGGCCAATAACAAGGTTGCGATACTAAAAAAGCAGGAGCGCATAGAGGAGATAGCGATATTAAAGGCGCTTACCTCCTTTGCAATGGAGTTCGCCGCTTCGCTTGCAGCTGACTTAGACATTGCAGCGGTGATAGACCTTCTCCAGGCAAAGGCGGTTTTCAAGGACTATATCGACGGCTCCATTCCGGCCGTAAGTGAGGGCGGCGGCGTAAGGCTTCTTAAGGCGCGCCACCCGGCGCTCGTATTCAAGCAAAAGGCCGGGGCAAAGGCCGTTACTGCGGTGGATATACTCATAGATAAGGGTAAGAACGTGCTCGTCATATCGGGCGCCAACACCGGTGGCAAGACCGTTGCTCTTAAGACGCTCGGACTTCTTTCGGTGATGGTAAGGGCCGCGCTCCCTATCCCTGCTGCGTCTTCTAGCGAGGCAGCGCTTTTTACCTCCGTGTACGCTGACATAGGAGACAGACAAGACATTGCAAAAGACCTCTCGACATTTTCGGCGCATCTAAAGCGTATGGGCGAGATAATGGCAAAGGTCGAGAAGTCCTCTCTTGTGCTAATAGACGAGATAGGGGTTGGCACGGATCCGGCCGAGGGAAGCGTGCTTGCGCTGACCATTTTAGAGGAGTTAAGGGACATAGGCGCGGTTGCTGTCGTGACAACGCACCTTAACCTACTTAAGGCGCACGCTGAAAAGGACGCTGCCTTTATGAACGCATCGGTTGCATTCGACGAGTCGAGCCTTAAGCCCTTGTATGAACTGCATTACGGCATCCCGGGCGCAAGCCTTGGCCTGAAGGTGGCTGAGACCTACGGCATACCAAAGCGCATAATCGAGGGGGCGAGGAAAAAGCTTAAAGGAGACGAGGGCGCGTTCATAGAAATGGTAAGGGAGGCGGCGGCGGAGAGAGACCGCCTTGCAATTGAGAATGCAAGGCTTAAAAAGGCGGCGGATGAAAAGGAAAAGGCCCTTACACGCCTTAGAGACGATAGAAAGATTCTTCTTGAAAAAGCGAGAAAAAAGGTCGAAGCTATAGTAAGCGCTGTAACCTCTGAAATAGAGCGTATTGTCAGCGAGAAGATAAGGAGCGAGGCCTCGAAAAAGGACCGGGCAGCGAAGGCCGCTGCCATGGACGAAATAGAGACTGAGGCAAAGAAGGCGGCAAAGGCGCTTGGCTCCGAGCGCGTGGACTTTATCCCCGTTGTCGGCGATACCGTCATGGTCGAGGGCGTGGACGTGCCGTGCGAGGTCTTAAAGGTCGACGAGGGAAAGAAAACAGTTGAGGCGCGTTACGGCAATATCACCTTCAAGACCGATTTTAGAAAGCTTCGGCGCGCCGAGAGTAAGGGCAGGCAAAAGGCTGCGGCAGGGGCGGCCTCCTATTCCGTGCCGTTTACGACCGGGGCCGAGGGCTCTGTGAATGTCATAGGGATGCGTGTCGAGGAGGCGTTAAAGAAAATCGAGGCAGTGCTCGATTCCGCGCACATGCAGGGGTACTCGAGTGTAGAGATAATACACGGCCACGGCACAGGGGCGCTCAAAAAAGCGATTCGCGCGTATCTTAAGGAAAACCCCTGCGTCAAGGGGTATGAAGAGGGCGGCTCGGCAGGCTCTGCCGGAGCCGTTACCATAGCGAAACTCGAATAG
- a CDS encoding YbaB/EbfC family nucleoid-associated protein — MSKNLGNLMKQAQKMQEKLAEVQQGLGQKTVEAQSGGGMVTAKVSGDLRLVSLKVDKTVVNPEDVEMLEDLIIAAVNEGYKRAQEMASEEMGKVTKGLGLNIPGMF, encoded by the coding sequence ATGTCTAAGAATCTCGGAAATTTGATGAAGCAGGCGCAAAAGATGCAGGAGAAGCTGGCCGAGGTGCAGCAGGGGCTCGGCCAAAAGACCGTGGAGGCGCAGTCAGGGGGCGGCATGGTCACGGCAAAGGTGAGCGGGGACTTAAGGCTCGTGTCTTTGAAGGTGGATAAAACCGTTGTTAACCCCGAGGATGTCGAGATGTTAGAGGACCTCATCATTGCCGCAGTTAACGAGGGCTATAAGCGGGCCCAGGAAATGGCCTCGGAAGAGATGGGCAAGGTAACAAAGGGGCTTGGCTTGAATATCCCCGGTATGTTTTAG
- a CDS encoding GatB/YqeY domain-containing protein: MALIDNVKNDMTAAMKAGDKAKVSALRMLISAVKYAEIEKRGKPFTDEDVQSVTKTLCKQRKESIEQFKAGGRTELAEKEEAELKVLEAYLPKQLPEAEVEAIIRKTVEEVGAKGPADMGKLMKPVMAKLKGAADGKLVQELVKKVLGA; this comes from the coding sequence ATGGCGCTTATCGATAACGTAAAGAACGACATGACCGCGGCTATGAAGGCAGGGGACAAGGCAAAGGTCTCGGCCCTTCGGATGCTCATATCGGCCGTTAAGTACGCTGAAATCGAAAAAAGAGGCAAGCCCTTTACCGATGAAGACGTACAGTCGGTTACAAAGACCCTTTGTAAGCAGAGAAAGGAATCTATCGAGCAGTTTAAGGCAGGCGGCAGGACCGAGCTTGCAGAGAAGGAAGAGGCGGAGCTGAAAGTTTTGGAGGCGTATCTTCCAAAGCAGCTTCCGGAGGCCGAGGTCGAGGCCATAATAAGAAAGACAGTTGAAGAGGTAGGGGCAAAGGGGCCGGCAGACATGGGCAAGCTCATGAAGCCCGTGATGGCGAAGCTAAAGGGCGCTGCCGACGGAAAGCTCGTGCAGGAGCTCGTTAAAAAAGTTCTTGGAGCCTGA
- a CDS encoding GTPase domain-containing protein, with amino-acid sequence MSFINYSAREINCKIVYYGPGLCGKTTNLNFIYTKTRPDSKGKMISLATETERTLFFDFLPLALGEIKGFKTRFHLYTVPGQIFYDASRKLILKGVDGIIFVADSQVERMDANIESLDNMKSNLEEHGYSIDKIPYVIQYNKRDMPNVAPLDEMKRVLNPTGVPDFEAAAATGEGVFETLKAVVKLVLVELKKGT; translated from the coding sequence ATGTCATTTATAAACTATTCCGCAAGAGAGATTAACTGTAAGATAGTCTACTACGGCCCGGGTCTTTGCGGAAAGACCACAAACCTGAATTTCATATACACCAAGACCAGGCCCGATTCGAAGGGCAAGATGATATCTCTTGCTACCGAGACAGAGAGAACGCTTTTCTTCGACTTTCTTCCGCTCGCCCTTGGAGAGATCAAGGGCTTCAAGACGCGCTTCCACCTCTACACCGTCCCCGGACAGATATTCTACGACGCATCGAGAAAGCTTATATTAAAGGGCGTTGACGGAATAATCTTCGTCGCCGATTCCCAGGTCGAGAGAATGGACGCCAACATCGAGAGCTTGGATAACATGAAGAGCAACCTCGAGGAGCACGGTTACTCGATAGACAAGATACCCTACGTCATACAGTACAATAAGCGCGACATGCCAAATGTCGCTCCGCTTGACGAGATGAAGAGGGTGCTTAACCCCACCGGAGTGCCGGACTTCGAGGCCGCGGCGGCAACGGGAGAGGGCGTTTTCGAGACACTCAAGGCCGTTGTAAAGCTCGTCTTGGTAGAACTCAAGAAAGGCACCTAA
- a CDS encoding thiamine pyrophosphate-dependent enzyme, producing MATLKELASKQELFTGGHRLCTGCGIPPIVRLLLRSAGGPVVATTATGCLEVGTTIYPYSSWRIPWIHSAFENAAATISGIESAFKGLKKKGRIPADKDVKFVAFGGDGGTYDIGFQALSGALERGHDIVYVCYDNGAYMNTGIQRSSATPLGSATTTSPAGDVVPGKQEWRKDLTRIVVAHNIPYAAQTSPHNWKDLEKKGEKAFKTKGPTFLNVLSPCPLGWYTKPEQGMQLAKLATDTCFWPLYEVEEGVLKINYKPKEKRPVREWIELQGRFKHLKGADAIIEAFQKKVDYEWERLLENDGKRIF from the coding sequence ATGGCTACCTTAAAGGAATTAGCGTCGAAACAGGAACTCTTTACAGGAGGCCACCGCCTCTGCACGGGGTGCGGCATACCCCCGATAGTAAGGCTGCTCTTAAGAAGCGCCGGGGGCCCGGTTGTGGCAACCACGGCGACAGGATGCCTCGAGGTCGGCACCACCATATACCCGTATTCCTCGTGGCGTATTCCGTGGATACACTCTGCATTCGAGAACGCCGCGGCAACGATAAGCGGCATAGAGAGTGCTTTCAAAGGGCTAAAGAAAAAGGGCAGGATCCCTGCCGATAAGGACGTAAAGTTCGTGGCCTTTGGCGGAGACGGCGGCACCTATGATATCGGGTTCCAGGCCCTTTCCGGAGCGCTTGAGAGGGGGCACGACATAGTTTACGTCTGCTACGATAACGGCGCGTACATGAATACCGGCATCCAGCGTTCGAGCGCTACTCCGCTTGGCTCCGCTACAACGACTAGCCCCGCGGGCGACGTGGTACCGGGCAAACAGGAGTGGAGAAAAGATTTAACCAGGATAGTGGTTGCGCATAATATTCCATATGCAGCGCAGACCTCTCCCCATAACTGGAAAGACCTTGAGAAAAAGGGCGAGAAGGCCTTCAAGACCAAGGGCCCGACATTTTTAAATGTGCTTTCGCCGTGTCCGCTTGGCTGGTACACCAAGCCCGAGCAGGGCATGCAGCTTGCAAAGCTCGCAACAGACACCTGCTTCTGGCCCCTCTACGAGGTCGAGGAAGGCGTGCTGAAGATAAATTACAAGCCCAAGGAGAAGAGGCCTGTCAGGGAGTGGATAGAGCTCCAGGGCCGCTTTAAGCACTTAAAGGGCGCAGACGCTATAATAGAAGCGTTCCAGAAGAAGGTCGATTATGAGTGGGAGAGGCTACTCGAAAACGACGGAAAACGCATATTCTGA
- the dnaG gene encoding DNA primase has protein sequence MIQREKIDELRERASIVEVVGEYVRLTKRGNNHIGLCPFHSEKTPSFSVNEDRKMFYCFGCQAGGNVVTFLMKHENMSFPEAAKALAAKYGVKIEDDRSGQDREIERLVEANKTALAYFAESAVKRPGKSVDYLGGRGYSYKTLDEFRVGYAPDEWEGLVNFLKQRKIDLDMAAAAGLVVKKDSRFYDRFRGRVMFPITDSSGRVVAFGGRSIDGQEPKYLNSPESRVFRKGSTLYAFYKAKKEMSDKDFAVVVEGYFDVVAMHKAGFVNAVATMGTAITAEHLRKLKQYVSGVYALFDSDEAGKKAALRTMELSLTEEMPVKVVRLGDAKDPDEFVKGKGKEGLLVAIDSAIPIVEFFLDTLKEKYDITSASGKAAFLDEAVPVLSKVANVAERGHYAFKVSSLLGADLGGVHAAVDSYREKGVVSMPLQKGSKKASNLVEATILKVVIRHPNLYTDDVRRASALFKDDFLKNVAITVADAIESGVYEAAAIIDSVEDDEARGYIAAAALDEGKGFVEDPEKMLKDSLRNIFAVGRPKPHTEGLLKMLEEGGHSDVVKDALRRIGKGGSVT, from the coding sequence ATGATACAGAGGGAAAAGATAGACGAACTAAGGGAGCGGGCCTCGATTGTCGAGGTGGTCGGCGAGTACGTGCGCCTTACCAAGCGCGGCAATAACCACATAGGCCTTTGCCCGTTCCATTCGGAGAAAACGCCGTCTTTTTCCGTTAACGAAGACAGAAAGATGTTCTACTGCTTTGGGTGTCAGGCCGGCGGCAACGTTGTAACGTTTCTCATGAAGCACGAGAACATGAGCTTCCCTGAGGCTGCCAAGGCCCTTGCCGCGAAGTACGGCGTGAAGATAGAGGACGACAGAAGCGGACAGGATAGGGAAATAGAGCGGCTCGTGGAGGCCAACAAAACCGCTCTTGCGTATTTTGCCGAGAGCGCGGTTAAGAGGCCCGGAAAGTCCGTTGACTATCTTGGCGGCAGAGGGTATTCGTACAAGACGCTAGATGAGTTTCGCGTAGGATACGCCCCGGATGAGTGGGAGGGGCTGGTGAATTTTCTAAAGCAGCGTAAAATAGACCTTGATATGGCTGCAGCGGCCGGGCTCGTAGTCAAGAAGGACAGCCGCTTTTACGACCGCTTTCGCGGACGCGTGATGTTCCCTATAACGGACTCGAGCGGCAGAGTCGTTGCCTTTGGCGGCAGGTCGATAGACGGACAGGAGCCAAAGTACCTTAACTCGCCGGAGTCGAGGGTCTTTAGAAAGGGCTCGACGCTCTACGCGTTTTACAAGGCAAAAAAAGAGATGTCGGATAAGGATTTTGCCGTTGTTGTGGAAGGCTACTTCGACGTTGTCGCCATGCACAAGGCAGGGTTTGTAAACGCGGTTGCGACCATGGGCACTGCCATAACAGCCGAGCACCTTAGAAAGTTAAAGCAGTACGTGTCGGGAGTGTACGCGCTTTTTGACTCGGATGAGGCAGGGAAAAAGGCCGCACTAAGGACCATGGAGCTTTCGCTTACAGAAGAGATGCCGGTGAAGGTCGTTCGTCTTGGAGACGCTAAGGACCCTGACGAGTTTGTGAAAGGAAAGGGCAAAGAGGGGCTCTTGGTTGCCATAGATTCGGCAATCCCGATAGTCGAGTTCTTTCTCGATACTTTGAAGGAAAAGTACGACATAACCAGCGCCTCTGGCAAGGCCGCATTTTTGGATGAAGCAGTGCCGGTACTCTCGAAGGTAGCAAACGTGGCAGAGAGAGGGCACTACGCCTTTAAGGTTTCGTCGCTTCTTGGCGCTGACCTTGGCGGCGTGCATGCTGCCGTGGATTCGTACAGGGAAAAAGGGGTTGTCTCGATGCCCCTGCAAAAGGGCTCGAAAAAGGCGTCGAACCTTGTCGAAGCCACGATACTCAAGGTGGTTATCAGGCACCCGAACCTCTATACCGACGACGTAAGGCGCGCCTCGGCGCTTTTCAAGGATGATTTCCTAAAGAACGTCGCCATCACCGTTGCGGACGCAATCGAATCGGGCGTTTACGAGGCAGCCGCGATAATCGACTCCGTAGAGGACGACGAGGCGCGCGGCTATATAGCCGCTGCCGCACTTGACGAGGGCAAGGGGTTTGTCGAAGACCCGGAAAAGATGCTCAAAGATTCGCTAAGAAATATATTTGCCGTCGGAAGGCCAAAGCCACATACCGAAGGGCTGCTTAAAATGCTCGAGGAGGGCGGCCACTCCGACGTTGTAAAAGATGCTTTAAGAAGGATAGGCAAGGGAGGAAGCGTCACGTAA
- a CDS encoding 4Fe-4S binding protein, with protein sequence MAAKKNEEGKKKVPHAGIVFEAGSADNYETGGWRKLKPVLDKDKCTSCLICWVMCPDSAIIVENGKMVGFDMEHCKGCGICAVECPDKVKAIKMVEEDKD encoded by the coding sequence ATGGCAGCGAAAAAGAACGAAGAAGGAAAAAAGAAGGTCCCGCACGCCGGAATAGTTTTTGAGGCCGGAAGCGCAGATAACTACGAAACCGGAGGCTGGAGAAAACTAAAGCCGGTTCTCGATAAGGATAAGTGCACGAGTTGCCTGATATGCTGGGTAATGTGCCCGGACTCGGCCATAATAGTCGAGAACGGCAAGATGGTGGGCTTTGACATGGAGCACTGCAAGGGCTGCGGCATATGCGCGGTCGAGTGCCCGGACAAGGTCAAGGCGATAAAGATGGTAGAGGAGGATAAGGACTGA
- a CDS encoding roadblock/LC7 domain-containing protein: MAHTSLVMFEEELKEVGATIDKLLKEANAKCVFVVDKDGQLIASSGETHHIDATSLASLTAGNIAATGGLAKLIGEKEFSILFHEGEKDNIHISIVAQRVILVVIFDGRSSLGLVRLRVKKAGEEMSNVIGKIVKRMESATSKEQLLEEISDDDIENLFG; the protein is encoded by the coding sequence ATGGCTCATACCTCGCTAGTAATGTTCGAGGAAGAATTAAAGGAAGTTGGCGCGACAATAGACAAGCTTCTTAAGGAAGCCAACGCCAAGTGCGTGTTCGTCGTTGACAAGGACGGACAGCTTATTGCCTCGAGCGGCGAGACCCATCATATAGACGCCACGTCGCTTGCCTCGCTCACTGCCGGAAACATCGCGGCTACGGGCGGGCTTGCCAAGCTTATAGGCGAAAAGGAATTCTCCATCCTCTTTCACGAGGGGGAGAAGGACAATATTCATATTTCCATAGTAGCTCAGAGGGTTATACTCGTCGTTATCTTCGACGGACGCTCATCGCTCGGGCTCGTGAGGCTTCGTGTCAAGAAGGCCGGCGAGGAAATGAGCAACGTAATCGGCAAGATTGTCAAAAGGATGGAGTCGGCCACCTCGAAAGAACAGCTCCTCGAAGAGATTTCCGACGACGACATCGAAAACCTGTTCGGATAG
- the recR gene encoding recombination mediator RecR: MKYVEPIARLVKALSGLPGIGEKTASRLALYILNSRRDVAEELSKSVLSVKDNVRLCSECMTFSESDPCAICSDVSRDKGIICVVGDYKDLVALENSGSYKGAYHVLHGLLAPLKGIGPEEIKVNELIARASRSKVTEIILATGFDSEGEATALYIKRALKDFGVRLTRIASGIPAGGFVEYMDPTTLGRAMEGRKEA; the protein is encoded by the coding sequence TTGAAGTACGTCGAACCCATAGCAAGGCTTGTGAAGGCCCTTTCCGGGCTTCCGGGCATAGGCGAGAAGACGGCATCGAGGCTCGCGCTCTATATACTTAACTCGAGGCGCGACGTTGCCGAAGAGCTCTCGAAAAGTGTGCTTAGCGTCAAGGACAACGTAAGGCTTTGTTCCGAGTGCATGACCTTTTCCGAGTCAGATCCTTGCGCCATATGTTCTGATGTATCAAGGGATAAAGGCATTATCTGCGTTGTAGGCGATTATAAAGACCTCGTTGCGCTCGAAAACAGCGGCTCGTATAAAGGCGCGTACCATGTTCTGCACGGCCTGCTTGCGCCGCTAAAGGGCATAGGCCCCGAAGAGATAAAGGTAAACGAGCTTATCGCGAGGGCTTCGAGGAGTAAGGTTACCGAGATAATTCTCGCAACCGGGTTTGACTCGGAAGGCGAGGCAACGGCGCTCTACATAAAGCGGGCGCTAAAGGACTTTGGCGTAAGGCTTACGCGAATAGCATCCGGAATCCCGGCAGGCGGGTTTGTCGAGTACATGGATCCGACGACTCTTGGGCGGGCCATGGAGGGCAGGAAGGAAGCGTAA